A single Halobellus ruber DNA region contains:
- a CDS encoding aspartate aminotransferase family protein, which produces MSTDTQPPSPDLTAEELLAEERERYRERTPNSAEMAGDLRELVPAGVCSTFRAFEPHPMHAERAEGTSIHDVDGTEYLDFALNNGTQLVGHTHPELSEAAIEQIGEGTLYTRPSRLIEYAAEPLIERWDAIDQVRFTNSGTESVMHATRLARAYTGREKIIRMEGAYHGAHDPALVSSMPPLEKAGAATDPNAVKESQGIPDGVPEDILLAHYNDADSVERLLREHATEVAAILVEPACLNLGLVEPENGFLQRLRELADEYNVVLLFDEVKTGVKLAPGGGAEYYGVQPDLVALAKAIGGGYPVGAFGGRRELMELIEADLREGVATGMAHYGTYNGNPLALRAVGVTLREILDSAAYDHVTRLAERLAEGYRDVIEDAGLDAQVKTAGSQGIIHFTDEPIRTFRDWEHVDETLHEAYWVGMVNRGVVPHPHDASQQWTLSVQHTAEEVDDHVAAFADVADGIAAAQE; this is translated from the coding sequence ATGTCGACCGACACCCAGCCCCCCTCGCCCGACCTGACAGCCGAGGAACTCCTCGCCGAGGAGCGCGAGCGGTACCGCGAGCGGACGCCGAACTCCGCGGAGATGGCCGGTGACCTCCGCGAACTCGTCCCCGCGGGGGTGTGCAGCACCTTCCGTGCGTTCGAGCCACACCCGATGCACGCCGAGCGCGCGGAGGGGACCTCGATACACGACGTCGACGGCACCGAGTACCTCGATTTCGCCCTCAACAACGGGACCCAGTTGGTGGGGCACACCCACCCCGAGCTGTCGGAGGCGGCGATCGAACAGATCGGCGAGGGGACCCTCTACACCCGCCCGAGCCGCCTCATCGAGTACGCCGCCGAACCCCTCATCGAGCGGTGGGACGCGATCGACCAGGTGCGGTTCACCAACAGCGGCACCGAGTCCGTGATGCACGCGACGCGGCTGGCCCGGGCGTACACCGGCCGCGAGAAGATCATCCGGATGGAGGGCGCGTACCACGGCGCCCACGACCCCGCCCTGGTGAGCTCGATGCCGCCGCTGGAGAAGGCCGGGGCGGCGACCGACCCGAACGCGGTCAAGGAGTCCCAGGGGATCCCGGACGGCGTCCCCGAGGACATCCTGCTCGCCCACTACAACGACGCCGACAGCGTCGAACGGCTGCTGCGGGAGCACGCAACGGAGGTAGCAGCAATCCTCGTCGAGCCCGCGTGTCTGAATCTCGGTCTCGTCGAACCGGAAAACGGGTTCCTCCAGCGGCTGCGCGAACTCGCCGACGAGTACAACGTCGTGTTGCTGTTCGACGAGGTGAAGACCGGCGTGAAGCTCGCCCCCGGCGGCGGCGCGGAGTACTACGGTGTCCAGCCGGACCTGGTCGCGCTTGCGAAGGCCATCGGCGGCGGCTACCCGGTCGGCGCGTTCGGCGGCCGGCGGGAGCTGATGGAGCTCATCGAGGCCGACCTCCGCGAGGGCGTCGCCACGGGGATGGCCCACTACGGGACCTACAACGGGAACCCACTGGCCCTGCGGGCGGTGGGCGTGACGCTCCGGGAGATCCTCGATTCGGCGGCCTACGACCACGTCACCCGCCTCGCCGAACGGCTCGCCGAGGGCTACCGCGACGTGATCGAGGACGCGGGCCTCGACGCCCAGGTCAAGACCGCGGGCTCCCAGGGGATAATCCACTTCACCGACGAGCCGATCCGGACCTTCAGAGACTGGGAACACGTCGACGAGACGCTCCACGAGGCGTACTGGGTCGGGATGGTGAACCGCGGCGTGGTCCCACATCCCCACGACGCCTCCCAGCAGTGGACCCTGAGCGTCCAGCATACCGCCGAGGAGGTCGACGACCACGTCGCGGCGTTCGCCGACGTCGCCGACGGGATCGCCGCCGCACAGGAGTGA
- a CDS encoding ABC transporter substrate-binding protein: protein MPGHDTHNRREFLRKTTAGLGAAGLAGLAGCSGGGVLGGAGGPSGPLTVAVYGGVFQEVMDEQLFAPFNEEFDFEAESEAQPTSEEALVQYENAVSAGEAPVDVAIMANTGVLQGLNSDLWHLWDGEFENLQYISDGLVREVDGGIASIGALSWYINLVQNTEIIEEPIDTWEALWDSQYQDQLALLGYASNSFLLEVTANVHFDGKDVLNSREGVREVLQKLEGVKSQANMWYENEAEFQQRLRDGEVPAGMLYNDITLVMQDEGAPVQSNFVQEGSILDSGHWVTLSSSELTEEARQFIDYASRPEVQDRVAENLYTSPTIDRQYSEIDEETYKTISGPGPDEAIIPKYELYVEEEDWVNEQWNEFIISGDNVS, encoded by the coding sequence ATGCCAGGACACGACACTCACAACCGTCGCGAGTTCCTTCGGAAGACGACTGCGGGCCTGGGCGCGGCCGGGTTAGCCGGGCTGGCCGGCTGTTCCGGCGGCGGCGTCCTCGGGGGCGCCGGCGGGCCCAGCGGCCCGCTGACCGTCGCCGTCTACGGCGGCGTCTTCCAGGAAGTGATGGACGAACAGCTCTTTGCACCGTTCAACGAGGAGTTCGACTTCGAGGCCGAATCCGAGGCCCAGCCGACCTCCGAGGAGGCGCTGGTCCAGTACGAGAACGCCGTCTCGGCGGGCGAGGCCCCGGTCGACGTCGCGATCATGGCGAACACCGGCGTGCTGCAGGGGCTGAACTCAGACCTCTGGCACCTCTGGGACGGCGAATTCGAGAACCTCCAGTACATCAGCGACGGCCTCGTCCGCGAGGTCGACGGCGGGATCGCCAGCATCGGCGCGCTGTCGTGGTACATCAACCTCGTCCAGAACACCGAGATCATCGAGGAGCCCATCGACACCTGGGAAGCGCTGTGGGACAGCCAGTACCAGGACCAACTCGCGTTGCTCGGGTACGCCTCGAACTCCTTCCTGCTTGAAGTCACGGCGAACGTCCACTTCGACGGGAAGGACGTCCTGAACAGCCGCGAGGGGGTCCGGGAAGTGCTGCAGAAGCTCGAGGGCGTCAAGTCGCAGGCGAACATGTGGTACGAGAACGAGGCGGAGTTCCAGCAGCGCCTTCGCGACGGCGAGGTGCCCGCGGGGATGCTCTACAACGACATCACGCTCGTGATGCAGGACGAGGGCGCGCCCGTGCAGTCGAACTTCGTCCAGGAGGGGTCGATCCTCGACTCCGGTCACTGGGTCACCCTCTCGTCGTCGGAGCTCACCGAGGAAGCCCGGCAGTTCATCGACTACGCGAGTCGGCCGGAGGTGCAGGACCGCGTCGCGGAGAACCTCTACACCAGCCCGACCATCGACCGGCAGTACTCCGAGATCGACGAGGAGACCTACAAGACGATCTCGGGGCCGGGCCCCGACGAGGCGATCATCCCCAAGTACGAACTCTACGTCGAGGAGGAAGACTGGGTCAACGAGCAGTGGAACGAGTTCATCATCAGCGGGGACAACGTCAGCTAG
- a CDS encoding HTH domain-containing protein — protein sequence MPTPELSSNQHRILESLVELVDDETQLVGGEELAAALDRNPGTIRNQMQSLSALQLIEGVPGPRGGYKPTAAAYRALDSERLTDPADVLVERNGQALDGVNVEKIDFETVHDPDLCRAEVSLRGPVGALSRGDRVVIGPTPSTELRIWGTVEAVNSGAGTVTLDVDRTATSTEPIAAD from the coding sequence ATGCCAACACCGGAGCTGAGCTCGAACCAGCACCGCATCCTCGAGTCGCTCGTGGAACTCGTGGACGACGAGACGCAACTCGTGGGCGGAGAGGAACTGGCGGCCGCACTCGACCGGAACCCCGGAACGATCCGCAACCAGATGCAGAGTCTGAGTGCGCTTCAGTTGATCGAGGGCGTTCCGGGTCCGCGCGGCGGATACAAACCGACCGCGGCTGCCTACCGGGCCCTGGACAGCGAGCGGTTGACCGACCCCGCGGACGTCCTCGTCGAACGGAACGGACAGGCGCTGGACGGAGTCAACGTCGAGAAGATCGACTTCGAGACCGTCCACGACCCCGATCTGTGTCGGGCGGAAGTCTCCCTTCGCGGCCCTGTTGGCGCCCTCTCGCGGGGCGACCGGGTGGTGATCGGCCCGACTCCGTCGACCGAACTGCGGATCTGGGGCACGGTCGAGGCCGTGAACTCGGGCGCCGGGACGGTCACCCTCGACGTCGACCGTACGGCGACCTCGACGGAGCCGATCGCCGCAGACTGA
- a CDS encoding ABC transporter ATP-binding protein, translating into MSEITLEGVSKRYDRDVLAVDDIDLEIGSGEFVTLVGPSGCGKTTTLRTIAGFEKPTAGTVRIGGEDVTGAPPYERNTGMVFQDFALFPHMTVRENVAYGMEADGGYSNAEIDDRVAEMLELVELPDTADRYPDQLSGGQQQRIALARALAPKPDALLLDEPLASLDKKLREQMQVELRRIQQEIGITTVFVTHNQEEALTMSDRLAVMNEGRFDQVGPPGDVYDEPDSRFVADFLGTANIFDGSVTTLEDGRATVDCADAEVTATADTTTAVDDDVAVVVRPERFRFVSGATDGGTRAGAENVFEGEITFTRHLGSSVEFRLETVAGRELVVVHRSGLEGYDPGEQVTIAVEADDCRLVSR; encoded by the coding sequence ATGAGCGAAATAACGCTGGAGGGGGTATCAAAACGCTACGACCGCGACGTCCTCGCGGTCGACGACATCGACCTCGAGATCGGGAGCGGCGAGTTCGTGACCCTCGTCGGACCGTCGGGGTGTGGGAAGACCACGACGCTGCGGACCATCGCGGGGTTCGAGAAACCCACCGCGGGGACGGTCCGCATCGGCGGCGAGGACGTGACCGGCGCGCCGCCCTACGAGCGCAACACGGGGATGGTGTTCCAGGACTTCGCGCTGTTCCCGCACATGACCGTCCGCGAGAACGTGGCCTACGGGATGGAGGCCGACGGCGGGTACAGCAACGCGGAGATCGACGACCGCGTCGCGGAGATGCTCGAACTCGTCGAACTCCCGGACACCGCCGACCGCTACCCCGATCAGCTCTCCGGCGGACAGCAGCAACGCATCGCCCTCGCGCGTGCACTGGCCCCGAAACCCGACGCCTTGCTTCTGGACGAGCCGCTCGCGAGCCTCGACAAGAAGCTCCGCGAGCAGATGCAGGTCGAGCTTCGCCGCATCCAACAGGAGATCGGCATCACCACCGTCTTCGTGACCCACAACCAGGAGGAGGCGCTGACGATGTCCGACCGGTTGGCGGTGATGAACGAGGGGCGGTTCGACCAGGTCGGCCCGCCCGGTGACGTCTACGACGAGCCCGACTCGCGGTTCGTCGCGGACTTCCTCGGAACGGCGAACATCTTCGACGGCTCCGTGACGACCCTCGAGGACGGTCGCGCGACCGTCGACTGTGCGGACGCCGAGGTCACCGCCACCGCCGACACGACGACGGCGGTCGACGACGACGTCGCGGTCGTGGTCCGCCCGGAACGGTTCCGGTTCGTGTCCGGAGCGACCGACGGCGGCACCCGCGCGGGCGCCGAGAACGTCTTCGAGGGGGAGATCACGTTCACCCGTCACCTCGGCAGCAGCGTCGAGTTCAGGCTCGAAACCGTTGCGGGTCGCGAACTGGTCGTCGTGCACCGGAGCGGGCTGGAAGGGTACGACCCGGGCGAACAGGTAACCATCGCGGTCGAGGCCGACGACTGTCGGCTCGTGTCACGGTAG
- a CDS encoding halocarboxylic acid dehydrogenase DehI family protein: MHQFDRPGRRANIDPTDQLAESDATGLQHGMCADIRTTFRGALVNSIRRALSADGPELTRCLRGQTRLAFEAREFAAFSLVFRDRIVSAVKARIPHHDPEDVDLDPAAFAELCGQRATFDVVAPRLAVLFSLAARRLDGRPVGTADAGEAAAAPFPAWLDPEGLILSAITT, from the coding sequence ATGCACCAGTTTGACCGTCCCGGCAGACGGGCGAACATTGACCCCACCGACCAACTCGCCGAATCCGACGCGACGGGTCTCCAGCACGGGATGTGCGCCGACATCCGGACGACGTTCCGCGGGGCCCTCGTGAACTCGATCCGGCGGGCGCTCTCGGCCGACGGGCCGGAGCTGACACGCTGCCTCAGGGGGCAGACCAGACTCGCCTTCGAGGCCCGCGAGTTCGCGGCGTTTTCCCTCGTCTTCCGCGACCGCATCGTCTCGGCGGTCAAGGCGAGAATCCCGCACCACGATCCCGAAGACGTCGACCTCGATCCGGCCGCCTTCGCCGAGCTGTGCGGACAGCGCGCGACGTTCGATGTCGTCGCACCGCGTCTGGCGGTGTTGTTCTCGCTCGCAGCTCGTCGGCTCGACGGCCGTCCGGTGGGCACCGCAGACGCCGGGGAGGCAGCGGCCGCGCCGTTCCCCGCGTGGCTCGACCCGGAGGGACTCATACTGTCGGCTATAACTACGTGA
- a CDS encoding urease subunit beta — translation MSDDLVPGEIRVDAEPVTLNEGRETAEVTVGNTGDRPVQVGSHFHFFEANAALAFDREAAYGMRLNVPAGTAVRFEPGDERTVELVAIGGKRRASGMNGLVNGSVDGDPTAALQRAREAGFRDTGADTGATEHTAGDVDEEAADYGDPE, via the coding sequence GTGAGCGACGACCTCGTTCCCGGCGAGATCCGGGTCGATGCGGAACCGGTCACGCTCAACGAGGGGCGGGAGACGGCCGAGGTTACGGTCGGAAACACCGGCGATCGGCCAGTCCAGGTCGGATCGCACTTCCACTTCTTCGAGGCCAACGCCGCCCTCGCGTTCGACCGCGAGGCGGCTTACGGGATGCGGTTGAACGTCCCCGCCGGCACCGCCGTCCGCTTCGAGCCCGGCGACGAACGGACCGTCGAACTCGTCGCCATCGGAGGTAAGCGCCGGGCCTCCGGGATGAACGGCCTCGTGAACGGCAGCGTCGACGGCGATCCGACGGCAGCGCTCCAGCGCGCTCGCGAGGCCGGGTTCCGGGATACGGGCGCCGATACCGGCGCGACCGAGCACACTGCCGGCGACGTTGACGAGGAAGCCGCCGACTACGGGGACCCCGAATGA
- a CDS encoding class II histone deacetylase has protein sequence MTELRVFYDDAALAHVAPGGEFDVPASRRLAVEEPHPDRRERVENVVGILRSELAAETTWTGFDPATPTQLQRVHEPSYVAEIRTWAGEGGGRLTPDTGGNTETYRAALTAAGGAVAAAERAIEADDEVPYALVRPSGHHAQSDRADGFCFFNNVAVAAAHLLATDRADRVAVVDWDVHHANGTQEIFYDRDDALVVSLHQDHDSWDEETHPQACDLTERGTGDGTGYTVNVPLPPGTGDDGYQYAVAELVEPVVASYDPDAVLVSAGQDPGTVDPLGRNAVTKSGFESLGADARRIAADHAGGSLALVQEGGYHLSHVAYATLGVLEGVLDVETGVGDPYANVPGDTRSAKRAVDEAVAAHGDFWPLR, from the coding sequence GTGACTGAGTTGCGCGTGTTCTACGACGACGCCGCCCTGGCTCACGTCGCGCCGGGAGGCGAGTTCGACGTTCCGGCCTCGAGGCGGCTCGCCGTCGAGGAACCGCACCCGGACCGGCGCGAGCGCGTCGAGAACGTCGTCGGAATACTCCGGAGTGAACTCGCGGCGGAGACGACCTGGACGGGGTTTGATCCGGCGACTCCGACGCAACTCCAACGGGTTCACGAACCGTCGTACGTCGCGGAGATCCGGACGTGGGCCGGGGAGGGCGGCGGCCGCCTCACCCCCGACACCGGCGGAAACACCGAAACCTACCGGGCGGCGCTGACCGCCGCCGGCGGCGCGGTCGCGGCCGCAGAACGGGCGATCGAGGCCGACGACGAGGTTCCATACGCCCTGGTCCGACCGAGCGGCCACCACGCCCAGTCCGACCGGGCCGACGGCTTCTGTTTCTTCAACAACGTCGCCGTCGCCGCGGCGCACCTCCTCGCCACGGACCGCGCCGACCGCGTCGCCGTCGTCGACTGGGACGTTCACCACGCCAACGGGACCCAGGAGATCTTCTACGACCGCGACGACGCCCTCGTGGTCAGCCTCCACCAGGATCACGACTCCTGGGACGAGGAGACCCACCCGCAGGCCTGCGACCTGACCGAGCGGGGGACGGGCGACGGCACTGGTTACACGGTGAACGTGCCGCTCCCGCCCGGGACGGGCGACGACGGCTACCAGTATGCCGTGGCTGAACTCGTCGAACCGGTGGTGGCGTCGTACGACCCCGACGCCGTGCTGGTGAGCGCCGGCCAGGACCCCGGAACCGTGGATCCGCTCGGCCGCAACGCGGTGACGAAATCCGGCTTCGAGTCGCTCGGCGCCGACGCCCGGCGGATCGCGGCCGATCACGCCGGCGGCTCCCTCGCGCTGGTCCAGGAGGGCGGCTACCACCTCAGCCACGTGGCGTACGCGACCCTCGGCGTACTCGAGGGCGTACTCGACGTCGAGACGGGCGTCGGGGATCCGTACGCGAACGTCCCTGGCGACACGCGGTCGGCGAAACGGGCCGTCGACGAGGCGGTCGCCGCCCACGGCGACTTCTGGCCGCTGCGATAG
- a CDS encoding nitrilase-related carbon-nitrogen hydrolase, whose protein sequence is MSAPVGDAHIAVVQTVPEFGAIERNRRATVEAVEANADADLVVLPELATSGYVFESRAEVDAAAEPADGPTATAWADVAAETDTWIVGGFPERDGEATYNSSLIVSPDGVEGVYRKVHPWNEEKRWFDPGEKVPTVRTPFGRLGVQICNDLWFPELTATQALAGVDVIAVPTNWVPEPAARPAGWTMGVHQAVAAANANRVFVACADRAGTEREIPFEGQSVVVDPDGVPVAGPLPDTGSYTATADCDLRRAREKALTERDDVLGDRRPDVYEV, encoded by the coding sequence GTGAGCGCGCCCGTCGGCGACGCTCACATCGCGGTGGTCCAGACGGTCCCGGAGTTCGGCGCGATCGAACGGAACCGCCGTGCCACCGTCGAGGCGGTCGAGGCGAACGCCGACGCCGACCTGGTGGTGCTCCCGGAGTTGGCAACCAGCGGCTACGTCTTCGAGTCCCGCGCGGAAGTCGACGCCGCGGCCGAGCCCGCCGACGGGCCGACGGCGACCGCGTGGGCGGACGTCGCCGCGGAGACAGATACCTGGATCGTCGGGGGGTTCCCCGAACGCGACGGCGAGGCGACGTACAACAGCTCCCTGATCGTCTCCCCCGACGGCGTGGAAGGGGTCTACCGGAAGGTCCACCCCTGGAACGAGGAGAAGCGGTGGTTCGACCCCGGCGAGAAGGTCCCGACCGTACGGACGCCGTTCGGACGGCTGGGCGTCCAGATCTGTAACGACCTCTGGTTCCCGGAACTGACGGCAACGCAGGCGCTGGCCGGCGTCGACGTGATCGCGGTTCCGACGAACTGGGTGCCGGAGCCCGCTGCCCGCCCCGCCGGGTGGACGATGGGCGTCCACCAGGCGGTCGCGGCCGCGAACGCGAACCGGGTGTTCGTGGCGTGTGCCGACCGCGCGGGGACGGAACGGGAGATACCCTTCGAGGGGCAAAGCGTCGTCGTCGACCCGGACGGCGTCCCGGTCGCGGGCCCGCTACCGGACACGGGTAGTTATACGGCGACGGCCGACTGCGACCTCCGACGGGCCCGCGAGAAGGCGCTGACCGAGCGGGACGACGTGCTCGGGGACCGTCGTCCGGACGTCTACGAGGTCTGA
- a CDS encoding ABC transporter permease subunit yields the protein MSTETSTGERADESGRAGLRANAKWYVLSYPLAWLVAVFLVPLLMLVVFSFWVNIPGGQYEAGFTLENYVRFLTTSLYLNQLWLTIELALVTSVFSLFLGYPLAYYLARLDRPWLRGTLLITIISSLWITYVIRAYAWQVILASNGIVSSVGVALGILERPTSFYPGYWGLIVGMVYVFLPFMVLTLYSSLRNLDGELLEASKNLGAGPLRTFRRVTLPLTKNGIASGTSLVFILALGAYVLPRLLGSAQQRTLPVLIEQQIMSESNYPFGAAMSIGLIVVVLVFLWLLLRITDVTTGDLGGVDAVDDDGDAPRGSGGVVAYAWGALAEASEAIGLSSALGAVGASVGNAVRTVDSNTREAMIGASLRAYVAAVMVYVAGPLAIIVAVSVTPSEFLTFPPGGFSLQWYVTFFTEPGWIVSLFNSLTIAVAAALLSTSIGGILAFSLDRFDYRLESVFATFGVLPILVPPVIIGVAFLVFFLQIGFAGSWLSIVVAHGIFYAPFPFILVMQGLRELDRTYEEAAMNLGASPVRTIRTITYPLLRANVVSGALFAFILSLNEYIIAWLLSLFLVETIPIHIFNQLRYSYPPTIAAASTVFILLTVVVMTSIDRLSGGIWQ from the coding sequence ATGTCGACGGAAACCTCAACGGGCGAGCGGGCCGACGAATCGGGGCGTGCGGGGCTCAGAGCCAACGCGAAGTGGTACGTCCTCTCGTACCCGCTGGCCTGGCTCGTGGCGGTCTTCCTCGTGCCGCTTCTGATGCTCGTGGTGTTCAGCTTCTGGGTGAACATCCCGGGCGGGCAGTACGAGGCGGGGTTCACCTTGGAGAACTACGTGCGGTTTCTCACGACCTCGCTGTACCTCAATCAGCTGTGGTTGACGATCGAACTCGCGTTGGTTACGTCGGTCTTCTCCCTGTTTCTCGGGTATCCGCTTGCGTACTACCTCGCGCGGCTCGATCGGCCGTGGCTTCGGGGTACGCTACTGATCACGATCATCTCGTCGCTTTGGATCACGTACGTCATTCGGGCGTACGCCTGGCAGGTCATCCTCGCGTCCAACGGGATCGTCAGTTCCGTCGGGGTCGCGCTCGGCATCCTCGAACGCCCGACGTCGTTCTACCCCGGATACTGGGGGCTGATCGTTGGGATGGTCTACGTGTTCCTGCCGTTTATGGTACTGACGCTGTACAGCAGCCTGCGGAACCTCGACGGCGAGCTGCTGGAGGCGTCGAAGAACCTGGGCGCCGGCCCGTTGCGGACGTTCCGGCGGGTGACGCTGCCGCTGACGAAAAACGGGATCGCCAGCGGGACGTCGCTCGTGTTCATCCTCGCGCTCGGGGCGTACGTGCTCCCGCGGCTGCTCGGCAGCGCTCAACAGCGGACCCTTCCGGTACTCATCGAACAGCAGATCATGAGCGAGAGCAACTACCCGTTCGGCGCGGCGATGAGCATCGGACTCATTGTCGTTGTCCTAGTGTTCCTCTGGCTTCTGCTCCGGATCACCGACGTAACGACCGGTGACCTCGGCGGAGTCGACGCCGTCGACGACGACGGCGACGCGCCGCGGGGCTCGGGAGGCGTAGTCGCCTACGCGTGGGGCGCTCTCGCCGAGGCCTCGGAAGCGATCGGGCTTTCGAGTGCCCTGGGAGCCGTCGGAGCCAGCGTCGGCAACGCCGTGCGGACTGTCGACTCGAACACCCGGGAGGCGATGATCGGGGCCTCGCTGCGAGCGTACGTCGCCGCGGTGATGGTGTACGTCGCCGGCCCGCTCGCCATCATCGTCGCGGTGTCGGTCACCCCCTCGGAGTTCCTGACGTTCCCGCCCGGCGGGTTCTCGTTGCAGTGGTACGTCACGTTCTTCACCGAACCCGGATGGATCGTCTCGCTTTTCAACAGCCTGACCATCGCGGTTGCGGCCGCCCTGCTCTCGACGTCCATCGGCGGCATCCTGGCGTTCTCACTCGATCGCTTCGACTACCGCCTCGAGTCCGTGTTCGCGACGTTCGGCGTACTGCCGATCCTCGTGCCGCCGGTGATCATCGGCGTCGCGTTCCTGGTGTTCTTCCTGCAGATCGGGTTCGCCGGCAGCTGGCTCAGCATCGTCGTCGCCCACGGGATCTTCTACGCGCCGTTTCCCTTCATACTCGTGATGCAGGGGCTCCGCGAACTGGATCGCACCTACGAGGAGGCCGCGATGAACCTCGGCGCCTCCCCCGTCCGGACGATCCGGACGATCACGTACCCGCTCCTGCGGGCGAACGTGGTCTCGGGGGCGCTGTTCGCGTTCATCCTCTCGCTGAACGAGTACATCATCGCGTGGCTGCTGTCGCTGTTCTTAGTCGAGACGATCCCGATCCACATCTTCAACCAACTCCGGTACTCCTACCCGCCGACGATCGCGGCCGCGAGCACGGTGTTCATCCTGCTCACGGTCGTGGTGATGACCTCGATCGACCGGCTGTCCGGGGGGATCTGGCAGTGA
- a CDS encoding NrpR regulatory domain-containing protein: MPPDANRRTYDILRLLADHEPIGSVHLTDHLQERGYSITERTVRLILSDLDDDGLTEKAGGKGRRLTRAGRAELERGRVSGRTQHVRERLSELTSRVTYDPTSDTGTVVVGTVRVPSDERAALDRLLDDIDGSPLGPAVVAIEERGSHLELSAPSSVTVDGVLLSHGIDSHPDTLGLVEYEADPTPESLPYDDDTPAAGGGAIRRFTDVVGDERATLDLVSLLIGAGRTDVAAALSGGTGLLVADNREIPLARYETADELVVGMRNRLGGVFDLRRPRESGPFPWGQPGWTFASLTYAGIGECVIARCVESGIAAEWETLAGLRRRAELSPVGG, encoded by the coding sequence ATGCCGCCCGACGCGAACCGGCGGACCTACGACATCCTCCGGCTGTTGGCCGACCACGAGCCGATCGGCAGCGTCCACCTCACCGACCACCTCCAGGAGCGGGGGTACTCGATCACGGAGCGGACGGTGCGGCTGATCCTGTCGGACCTCGACGACGACGGGCTGACCGAGAAGGCGGGGGGAAAGGGCCGACGGCTGACCCGGGCGGGGCGTGCTGAACTCGAACGCGGGCGCGTGAGCGGGCGGACCCAACACGTTCGCGAGCGCCTCTCGGAACTGACCAGCCGCGTCACCTACGACCCGACGAGCGATACGGGCACCGTCGTGGTCGGAACCGTCCGCGTTCCGAGCGACGAGCGGGCGGCACTCGATCGGCTCCTCGACGACATCGACGGGTCGCCGCTCGGGCCGGCGGTCGTCGCAATCGAGGAGCGCGGCAGCCACCTCGAACTGTCGGCGCCCTCGAGCGTCACCGTCGACGGGGTGTTGCTGTCCCACGGCATCGACAGCCACCCGGACACCCTCGGGTTAGTCGAGTACGAAGCCGACCCGACGCCGGAGTCGCTGCCGTACGACGACGACACGCCCGCGGCGGGCGGCGGTGCGATCAGACGGTTCACCGACGTCGTCGGCGACGAACGCGCCACGCTGGATCTCGTGTCGCTGCTCATCGGTGCGGGCCGGACCGACGTGGCGGCCGCGCTGTCGGGCGGAACCGGGCTGCTCGTGGCCGACAATCGGGAGATCCCGCTGGCCCGCTACGAGACGGCCGACGAACTCGTCGTCGGGATGCGGAACCGGCTCGGGGGCGTGTTCGACCTCCGCCGGCCGCGGGAGTCCGGGCCGTTCCCGTGGGGACAACCGGGCTGGACGTTCGCCTCGCTCACGTACGCCGGGATCGGGGAGTGCGTGATCGCCCGGTGCGTGGAATCGGGGATCGCAGCGGAGTGGGAGACGCTCGCCGGCCTCCGTCGCCGGGCGGAGCTGTCGCCGGTCGGAGGGTAG
- a CDS encoding sugar O-acetyltransferase, with protein MTSEREKMLQGDLYDPDDPELVADRRHARELTDEYNGTAPTEGDRRTALLAELFGTASEGAHVEPPFRCDYGYNVHVGADFYANFDCVFLDVCRISIGENCLLGPGVHIYTATHPRDPEERAGGLEYGEPVTVGDDVWIGGRAVLNPGVSVGDDSIVGSGAVVTSDVPPNVVVRGNPATVVREHDPDE; from the coding sequence ATGACCTCCGAACGGGAGAAGATGCTGCAGGGGGACCTGTACGATCCGGACGATCCGGAGCTCGTCGCCGACCGGAGACACGCACGGGAGCTGACGGACGAATACAACGGAACGGCACCGACCGAAGGCGACCGTCGAACCGCGTTGCTGGCGGAGCTTTTCGGGACCGCGAGCGAGGGAGCACACGTCGAGCCGCCGTTCCGGTGTGACTACGGGTACAACGTCCACGTCGGAGCGGACTTCTACGCGAACTTCGACTGCGTGTTCCTCGACGTCTGCCGGATATCGATCGGGGAGAACTGTCTGCTGGGCCCGGGCGTTCACATCTACACCGCGACACACCCGCGGGATCCCGAGGAACGTGCCGGGGGGCTGGAGTACGGCGAGCCGGTCACCGTCGGCGACGACGTCTGGATTGGGGGCCGTGCGGTTCTCAACCCCGGCGTTTCCGTCGGCGACGACAGCATCGTCGGGTCGGGCGCGGTCGTGACCTCCGACGTTCCGCCGAACGTTGTCGTCCGCGGAAATCCGGCGACCGTCGTCCGGGAGCACGACCCCGACGAGTGA